In Solanum pennellii chromosome 3, SPENNV200, a single window of DNA contains:
- the LOC107013771 gene encoding UPF0496 protein At3g49070-like has translation MKIKFRPVLRKYIAWNEAQDTKPAHMEMDLREEYAHAFRTESYTDFWTRVLALSEKISSPTKIVGSTSAARLPSYRLFVEHLLDPDQPTVTRILNLIQTHQDNHSLLSQYFTQTAEASLLCSLLLKDVQRTRSRYKSLKSALDSLQKTPYSPKKHMPKILTRLTKFCNSLNPLVSSTSSPLRCKTVQANCSQLLKRIELKRDKTKAKLRLINKFKRGSAVFVMALTVSLTVIVATHALALLVAAPTVMMASFQLMSTKKLASWSAQLDVAAKGTYILIRDLDTISRLVGRLNDELEDLQAIVRFWLERGGDPLQLELQASGEVARQLKKNYANFVEQLDELEEHLYLCFMTINRARNLVITEIMNSSPYLLTQIKV, from the exons atgaagatAAAATTTCGTCCAGTGTTGAGAAAATATATTGCATGGAATG AGGCCCAAGACACTAAACCGGCCCACATGGAAATGGACCTCCGAGAGGAATATGCCCATGCTTTTCGAACCGAATCTTATACTGATTTCTGGACACGTGTCCTTGCTTTATCCGAAAAGATTTCTTCTCCGACCAAAATTGTGGGCTCCACTTCAGCTGCTCGGCTTCCTTCTTATCGCCTTTTCGTGGAGCATCTTTTGGATCCGGATCAACCCACCGTGACCCGAATTCTCAATTTAATCCAAACCCATCAAGATAACCACTCTCTACTATCCCAATACTTCACACAAACTGCTGAAGCTTCTCTACTCTGTAGCCTTTTATTAAAAGACGTGCAACGTACGCGCTCCAGATATAAATCACTTAAATCCGCCCTAGACTCCCTCCAAAAAACACCGTACTCTCCTAAAAAACACATGCCCAAAATCCTGACCCGATTAACTAAATTTTGCAACTCACTTAACCCGCTTGTTTCATCAACATCTTCTCCGCTCCGATGTAAAACCGTTCAAGCTAACTGCTCGCAATTGCTAAAACGGATCGAGCTTAAGCGCGATAAGACCAAAGCAAAACTCcgtttaataaataaattcaaacgTGGCTCAGCCGTATTTGTCATGGCTTTAACAGTCTCGCTTACGGTTATCGTAGCGACTCATGCACTAGCCTTGCTAGTTGCGGCTCCAACAGTAATGATGGCTTCATTCCAGCTGATGTCGACTAAGAAGCTGGCTAGCTGGTCGGCTCAGCTGGACGTAGCCGCTAAAGGTACGTACATATTGATTAGAGACTTGGACACTATAAGTCGGCTAGTAGGTCGGCTAAATGACGAGTTAGAAGACTTGCAAGCCATAGTACGGTTTTGGCTTGAGAGAGGCGGAGATCCGCTTCAGCTTGAGCTACAAGCCAGCGGAGAAGTGGCGCGCCAGCTGAAAAAGAATTATGCTAACTTTGTGGAGCAATTGGATGAATTAGAAGAACATTTGTATTTGTGTTTCATGACAATTAATAGGGCTCGAAATCTTGTTATCACTGAAATTATGAATTCGAGTCCATATTTGTTAACCCAAATCAAAGTATAG